One genomic window of Halovivax cerinus includes the following:
- a CDS encoding phosphopantetheine adenylyltransferase, with protein sequence MQVALGGTFDPVHDGHRRLFERAFELGDVTVGLTSDDLAPATRHVDRYVRPYDDRERDLRTELEHLADPRGRDFEIRELDEPTGIATEPQFDALVVSPETVEGGKRINELRRERGHDALELIVVPHARADDGDIISSTRIVNGEIDEHGALTPDRDGLDRSRDSSPR encoded by the coding sequence ATGCAGGTCGCGCTCGGTGGCACGTTCGATCCAGTCCACGACGGCCACCGTCGGCTGTTCGAACGGGCGTTCGAACTCGGTGACGTGACCGTCGGGCTGACGAGCGACGACCTCGCGCCGGCGACACGCCACGTCGACCGGTACGTCCGGCCGTACGACGATCGCGAACGTGACCTCCGAACCGAACTCGAACACCTCGCCGACCCGCGCGGGCGCGACTTCGAGATACGGGAACTCGACGAACCGACCGGTATCGCGACCGAACCGCAGTTCGACGCCCTCGTCGTCTCGCCGGAGACGGTCGAGGGCGGCAAACGGATCAACGAGCTCCGTCGTGAGCGCGGTCACGACGCCCTGGAACTCATCGTCGTCCCGCACGCCAGGGCCGACGACGGCGACATCATCTCGAGTACACGCATCGTCAACGGCGAGATAGACGAACACGGCGCACTGACGCCCGACCGGGACGGGTTGGATCGATCGCGTGACTCGTCCCCTCGTTGA
- a CDS encoding transcription initiation factor IIB family protein — protein sequence MYNARERLAQREWIEELERAADALSLSEDARSTAIDLFLSDVPESDRSKRAVVASSLYAGSLIAGDGRTQGAVAEAMEVSRLSIQSRWKAQLEAAGLEPPSW from the coding sequence ATGTACAACGCGCGCGAGCGGTTGGCCCAGCGGGAGTGGATCGAAGAGCTCGAACGGGCGGCCGACGCGCTCAGCCTCTCCGAGGACGCACGGTCGACCGCGATCGACCTCTTTCTCTCCGACGTGCCGGAGTCCGATCGGTCGAAACGGGCGGTCGTCGCCTCGAGCCTCTACGCCGGGTCGCTGATCGCCGGCGACGGACGGACCCAGGGCGCCGTCGCCGAGGCGATGGAGGTCTCCCGGCTGTCGATCCAATCGCGCTGGAAAGCGCAACTCGAAGCGGCCGGCCTCGAACCGCCGAGCTGGTAA
- a CDS encoding DUF7342 family protein — protein sequence MDESRPDPYDDINEAVERDWKAETTPSERVKSVIRHTYTPTSAADIADGAQTSPKTARKHLTSLAEDGFVTTTAGAHGATLYRRSDESLITERANRLLAEQSAEELAERVTELRAQINEYRETYGVESPEELAVQLGRETLDDTGADTRTDGSVVTEWQTTRRNVAFANAAISIAEATEHITGDRSPSVPADDSR from the coding sequence ATGGACGAGTCCCGGCCAGATCCGTACGACGACATCAACGAGGCCGTGGAGCGAGACTGGAAGGCAGAGACGACGCCGTCAGAGCGCGTCAAATCCGTGATCCGACACACGTACACACCGACGAGCGCAGCCGATATCGCTGACGGAGCGCAGACGAGTCCAAAAACCGCTCGAAAGCACCTGACATCGCTAGCCGAAGACGGCTTCGTCACCACGACGGCCGGAGCCCACGGGGCGACACTCTACCGGCGGTCGGACGAATCCCTGATCACCGAACGCGCGAATCGGCTCCTCGCCGAACAGTCCGCCGAGGAGCTCGCCGAGCGTGTCACAGAACTACGAGCACAAATCAACGAGTATCGTGAGACGTACGGCGTCGAATCACCCGAAGAACTCGCCGTCCAGCTCGGACGCGAGACGCTCGACGACACTGGAGCCGATACCCGCACTGACGGGAGCGTCGTAACGGAGTGGCAAACCACACGTCGTAACGTCGCGTTCGCAAACGCCGCCATCTCGATCGCCGAAGCGACAGAGCACATCACCGGAGACCGATCTCCATCTGTGCCCGCCGACGATTCGCGATAA
- a CDS encoding BGTF surface domain-containing protein, whose amino-acid sequence MTENTTSYRAKGRAVVLAALMVLSVVAMGAAFAAPAAADHANEEAVIGDGDSVVQGQTAIVDVSGLTTTTDDQVTLYKSASEGADERIYNVDVDDSGTTANATFTTSNLDAGSYYLEGTQGNNVSFDVTVLDLENGPDGGTMFLSGSVEQGDNASLQLDSNEGDFVAEISSDSFSANKLAEMIDGATATDHDGNFVEVNGDATLNVTFAGVDPGTYNFTVAGAGTTAETTASIEVTEPGETTVGFEETVPSTTLGDHNTITVNMEETNSAELDITWGAEGLTILNGTVDAPNSDQVTFDINTHELLRGDTGNIVANEDGGSFTVNHAMDMANYGDNTRMDVFDRTSSFNMELTVDDEREDRGTFKVTDRSTESMSTYKVSGSLVDELTESNLESVAEDGGATDGAIAAGDYLAVVVEGDGFFGYDDSLQTLAEEGVYLNATHTNPGFGGQPDELDHETLITNESTSTLVSVYQVPDDQVDNGYNVSFNAYAAGTAADGTHNYDNPYTSETESFYSSFAVEEPSLSFDSDMYDVSAAEGQPITGTTNIAPGNVISVVAEAGGDNAFLEDGEGVVQADGTWTAEIDLSEEVQDVEFDLKADNPDYIVDGEAISATSEGIIGGGSGAAPFLSISADAPSSVTVDEGATLSVAVENGGNSPVSGTVTVTVNGETVVDGQEVSDLAADGSEDIVEHDLDTSSTGDISYSITTTGDDGEEDDSVEGTVTVEEESSGSGSESGGSETDGSDGDDGDDATPGFGVAIALVALLSAAMLALRRQD is encoded by the coding sequence ATGACAGAAAACACGACATCATACCGCGCGAAGGGACGTGCAGTCGTCCTGGCGGCGCTTATGGTGCTTTCCGTCGTCGCGATGGGCGCAGCGTTTGCCGCCCCCGCGGCCGCGGATCACGCTAACGAAGAAGCAGTTATCGGTGACGGAGATAGTGTTGTGCAGGGTCAGACGGCGATTGTCGATGTTAGTGGACTGACCACTACCACCGACGATCAGGTCACCCTGTACAAAAGTGCAAGCGAAGGTGCCGACGAGCGGATCTACAACGTTGACGTAGATGACTCGGGTACGACCGCTAACGCCACCTTCACGACGAGTAACCTGGACGCCGGGTCCTACTACCTCGAAGGAACCCAAGGCAACAACGTCTCGTTCGACGTGACCGTCCTCGACCTCGAGAACGGTCCGGACGGCGGGACCATGTTCCTGTCGGGATCGGTCGAACAGGGCGACAACGCTAGCCTTCAACTCGACTCCAACGAAGGCGACTTCGTCGCGGAGATCAGTTCCGACTCCTTCAGCGCGAACAAGCTGGCGGAAATGATCGACGGCGCGACCGCGACCGACCACGATGGTAACTTCGTGGAAGTCAACGGCGACGCGACGCTCAACGTCACATTCGCGGGCGTCGATCCAGGCACGTACAACTTCACCGTTGCCGGTGCCGGGACGACGGCTGAGACGACTGCCTCCATCGAGGTAACCGAGCCTGGCGAAACGACTGTTGGCTTCGAGGAGACCGTTCCGTCCACCACGCTCGGTGATCACAACACGATCACCGTCAACATGGAGGAGACCAACAGTGCGGAACTCGATATCACCTGGGGTGCCGAGGGTCTTACCATCCTGAACGGGACTGTCGACGCACCTAATTCGGATCAGGTGACCTTCGACATCAACACGCACGAGCTTCTCCGAGGCGATACCGGGAACATCGTTGCGAATGAAGACGGTGGCAGCTTCACCGTCAACCACGCGATGGACATGGCCAACTACGGCGATAACACGCGCATGGACGTCTTCGACAGGACGAGTTCGTTCAACATGGAACTCACCGTCGACGACGAGCGCGAGGATCGCGGTACGTTCAAGGTCACCGACCGTTCCACGGAGAGCATGAGCACGTACAAGGTCTCCGGTTCTCTCGTCGATGAGCTCACGGAGAGCAACCTGGAGTCGGTGGCTGAAGACGGCGGCGCCACTGATGGTGCGATCGCCGCTGGCGATTACCTTGCCGTAGTCGTCGAGGGAGACGGCTTCTTCGGCTACGACGACAGCCTACAGACGCTCGCGGAAGAGGGCGTCTATCTCAACGCCACCCACACCAACCCCGGATTCGGTGGCCAGCCGGACGAGCTAGATCACGAGACGCTGATCACCAACGAAAGCACGAGTACGCTCGTCTCGGTCTATCAGGTCCCTGATGACCAGGTTGATAACGGCTACAACGTGTCCTTCAACGCCTACGCGGCCGGAACCGCGGCCGATGGCACTCACAACTACGACAACCCGTACACGAGCGAGACCGAGTCGTTCTACTCGTCCTTCGCGGTCGAGGAACCGTCGCTCTCGTTCGACTCGGACATGTACGACGTGAGTGCTGCCGAGGGGCAGCCGATCACTGGAACGACCAACATCGCTCCCGGTAACGTCATCTCCGTCGTCGCAGAAGCCGGCGGTGACAATGCGTTCCTCGAGGATGGCGAAGGTGTCGTCCAGGCCGACGGAACGTGGACTGCCGAAATCGACCTCTCGGAAGAGGTTCAGGATGTCGAGTTCGACCTGAAGGCCGACAACCCTGACTACATTGTCGACGGTGAAGCGATCTCGGCGACCTCCGAGGGTATCATTGGCGGCGGCTCCGGTGCTGCGCCGTTCCTCTCGATCTCGGCAGACGCGCCGTCCTCTGTCACTGTCGATGAGGGAGCAACGCTGTCGGTCGCCGTGGAGAACGGTGGCAACAGCCCTGTCTCCGGGACGGTCACCGTCACCGTGAACGGTGAGACCGTCGTCGACGGGCAGGAAGTCTCCGATCTCGCTGCTGACGGCTCCGAGGACATCGTCGAACACGACCTCGACACCAGTTCCACTGGCGACATCTCCTACTCCATCACCACCACTGGTGACGATGGTGAGGAAGATGACTCCGTGGAGGGAACCGTTACCGTCGAGGAGGAGTCCTCCGGCAGCGGTAGCGAATCCGGCGGTAGCGAAACCGACGGCTCCGACGGTGACGACGGCGACGACGCGACGCCCGGATTCGGTGTCGCGATCGCCCTCGTGGCCCTGCTGAGCGCGGCGATGCTGGCGCTCCGCCGTCAGGACTAA
- the dacZ gene encoding diadenylate cyclase DacZ, whose translation MAGLDDVFGDIYDDVDALVLFSPSGSYYERFSAIDDDALDIVVVGTENAIGADPFVELPIEFTDVTERVRFGLEGALEQGVIEDGDVLACATSVFDGGIDTVSRVRANAEDQLGLYDLFSKSRADADVIKAVLEVAINLGKKGQKGKPVGALFVVGDAGNVMNKSRPLSYNPFEKSHVHVGDPIVTVMLKEFSRLDGAFVISDSGKIVSAYRYLEPAAEGVDIPKGLGARHMAAGAITRDTNSIAVVLSESDGLVRAFKGGELILEVDPEAY comes from the coding sequence ATGGCTGGTCTCGACGACGTGTTCGGAGATATCTACGACGACGTCGACGCGCTCGTACTCTTCTCACCGAGCGGGTCGTACTACGAGCGCTTTTCGGCGATCGACGACGACGCCCTCGACATCGTCGTCGTTGGGACGGAGAACGCGATCGGCGCCGATCCATTCGTCGAACTTCCGATCGAGTTCACGGACGTCACCGAGCGGGTTCGCTTCGGGCTCGAAGGCGCGCTGGAGCAGGGCGTCATCGAGGATGGCGACGTCCTGGCGTGTGCGACGAGCGTGTTCGACGGCGGTATCGACACGGTGTCGCGCGTTCGCGCTAACGCGGAGGATCAGCTGGGGCTGTACGATCTGTTCTCGAAGTCGCGGGCGGACGCGGACGTGATCAAGGCCGTTCTCGAGGTGGCGATCAACCTGGGGAAGAAAGGACAGAAGGGCAAGCCGGTGGGCGCCCTGTTCGTCGTCGGCGACGCGGGCAACGTGATGAACAAGTCGCGCCCGCTGTCGTACAATCCCTTCGAGAAGTCCCACGTCCACGTCGGCGACCCGATCGTCACGGTCATGCTGAAGGAGTTCTCGCGGCTGGACGGCGCGTTCGTCATCTCCGATTCGGGGAAGATCGTCTCGGCCTACCGGTACCTCGAACCGGCCGCGGAGGGCGTCGACATCCCGAAGGGGCTCGGTGCCAGGCACATGGCGGCGGGGGCGATCACGCGCGATACGAACTCGATCGCCGTCGTCCTCTCCGAGAGCGACGGGCTGGTGCGCGCGTTCAAGGGCGGTGAACTGATCCTGGAGGTCGACCCGGAGGCGTACTGA
- a CDS encoding mechanosensitive ion channel domain-containing protein, with protein sequence MDVQAFLEEPAVIAVAVLALGIVVGYLVGRLNEELLTAAGVPSAVEGTPFERSARSLGTSTVQIVARLSSWFVYGIAALTAIHIAQLVDTDRFWADVTLFLPQVFVAVLVFVVGFIVADKAELMVGEYLRSVKLPEASLIPRVVKYSILYVVILIALAQVNVNVLALLILLTVYTAGLVIVGAFAFKDFLVSSAVGIYLLLNQPYGIGDRIRVGERSGIVQEVTIFVTTVENDDEEYVIPNRQVFEAGIVKIRE encoded by the coding sequence ATGGACGTACAGGCGTTCCTCGAGGAGCCGGCAGTCATCGCCGTGGCGGTCCTGGCACTCGGGATCGTCGTCGGCTATCTCGTCGGTCGACTGAACGAGGAACTGCTCACGGCCGCGGGGGTCCCGTCGGCTGTCGAGGGGACGCCGTTCGAACGAAGCGCCCGGAGTCTCGGCACCTCGACCGTCCAGATCGTCGCCCGATTGAGTTCGTGGTTCGTCTACGGTATCGCGGCGCTCACGGCGATTCACATCGCCCAGCTGGTCGACACCGACCGGTTCTGGGCGGACGTGACACTCTTTCTCCCGCAGGTGTTCGTCGCCGTGCTGGTCTTCGTCGTCGGCTTCATCGTCGCTGACAAGGCGGAGTTGATGGTCGGTGAGTACCTCCGGAGCGTAAAACTGCCGGAGGCGTCGCTCATCCCGCGCGTCGTGAAGTACTCGATCCTCTACGTCGTCATCCTCATCGCCCTGGCGCAGGTGAACGTGAACGTCCTCGCGCTCTTGATCTTGCTCACGGTCTACACCGCCGGACTCGTCATCGTCGGCGCGTTCGCGTTCAAAGACTTTCTCGTCTCGAGCGCCGTGGGTATCTACCTGCTGCTCAACCAGCCCTACGGTATCGGCGACCGAATCCGGGTCGGAGAGCGCTCGGGTATCGTCCAGGAGGTCACCATCTTCGTGACGACCGTCGAGAACGACGACGAGGAGTACGTGATCCCCAACCGCCAGGTGTTCGAGGCCGGGATCGTGAAGATTCGAGAGTGA
- a CDS encoding nucleoside phosphorylase, whose translation MTHRPDSEDPNAETQYHLDVGPDGVAETVLLPGNPERIDRIVECWDGYDEIAHHREYRTATGRYDGAPLSVTSTGIGSPSAAIAVEELARLGCETFIRVGSCGAIEPGVSVGDLVITTGAVRQEGTSDEYVREDYPAVADYEVVSALVAAAEKLGYDYHTGLTASTDSFYAGQGRPGYDGFEAAGADDLLAELRNANVTNVEMEASAILTLATVYGLRGGAVCTVYADRDGGEFRVTGESRAAETASLAAHLLAKMDERKAEAGVDRWHAGLSID comes from the coding sequence ATGACACACCGCCCCGACAGCGAAGATCCGAACGCGGAGACGCAGTATCATCTGGATGTCGGTCCCGACGGCGTGGCCGAGACGGTGCTCCTGCCGGGCAATCCCGAACGGATCGACCGGATCGTCGAGTGCTGGGACGGGTACGACGAGATCGCCCACCATCGCGAGTACCGGACGGCGACGGGTCGGTACGACGGGGCGCCACTCTCGGTCACCTCGACGGGTATCGGCAGTCCATCGGCCGCCATCGCCGTCGAAGAACTCGCCCGCCTCGGCTGCGAGACGTTCATCCGCGTCGGGTCCTGTGGCGCGATAGAACCCGGGGTTTCCGTCGGCGACCTCGTCATCACGACTGGCGCCGTCAGGCAGGAGGGGACGAGCGACGAGTACGTTCGCGAGGACTACCCCGCCGTGGCCGACTACGAGGTGGTGAGCGCCCTCGTCGCCGCCGCCGAGAAACTGGGATACGACTACCACACCGGACTCACCGCGTCCACCGACTCGTTCTACGCCGGTCAGGGACGACCCGGGTACGATGGGTTCGAAGCCGCCGGTGCCGACGACCTGCTAGCGGAACTCCGGAACGCGAACGTCACGAACGTCGAGATGGAAGCCAGCGCGATCCTCACCCTCGCGACCGTCTACGGGCTCCGCGGCGGCGCCGTCTGTACCGTCTACGCGGATCGCGATGGCGGCGAGTTTCGGGTCACCGGCGAGTCGCGAGCCGCCGAGACCGCGTCACTCGCCGCACACCTGCTCGCGAAGATGGACGAACGGAAAGCCGAGGCCGGTGTCGACCGCTGGCACGCCGGCCTCTCGATCGACTGA
- a CDS encoding DUF488 family protein encodes MTDSGSTLGSLSDTYVAAIQHDLASLAPDETLVGVVRRPTGWFHGAVDENVPALAPPADLLEETKRAETDLKRRGICDEEAHNAAWDQVGFSSRYEAHLDDSADARAAIDALVDRLHDGESITLVCFENTAKKRCHRTTLRERIEDRLERTA; translated from the coding sequence ATGACGGATTCGGGCTCGACTCTCGGCTCGCTCTCCGACACGTACGTCGCGGCGATCCAGCACGACCTGGCCTCGTTGGCGCCGGACGAGACGCTGGTCGGCGTGGTGCGCCGCCCGACCGGCTGGTTCCACGGCGCCGTCGACGAGAACGTCCCGGCGCTGGCGCCGCCGGCGGACCTGCTGGAGGAGACGAAACGAGCCGAGACGGACCTGAAACGACGCGGTATCTGCGACGAGGAAGCGCACAACGCCGCCTGGGACCAGGTCGGATTCTCGTCCCGATACGAAGCTCACCTCGACGACTCGGCCGACGCACGGGCGGCGATCGACGCCCTCGTGGATCGACTCCACGACGGCGAGTCGATCACATTGGTCTGCTTCGAGAACACGGCGAAGAAACGCTGTCACCGGACGACGCTCCGTGAGCGTATCGAAGATAGACTCGAACGAACTGCGTAG
- the cdd gene encoding cytidine deaminase, which translates to MEELIAEAREVQSASHVPYSEYRVGAALETTDGTVVTGCNLENVNFSNSLHAEEVAIAEAVKNGFNEFARLAVSSSRRDGVTPCGMCRQTLAEFCDDDLVIACDEGDDESGTPIVTTYTLGELLPAAMSESDLD; encoded by the coding sequence ATGGAGGAGTTGATCGCCGAAGCCAGGGAGGTCCAGTCTGCCTCGCACGTCCCCTACTCCGAGTATCGCGTGGGTGCCGCCCTCGAGACCACCGACGGCACCGTCGTCACGGGGTGCAATCTCGAGAACGTGAACTTCTCGAACAGTCTCCACGCCGAAGAGGTGGCGATCGCCGAGGCCGTCAAGAACGGCTTCAACGAGTTCGCTCGGCTGGCCGTGAGTTCTAGTCGTCGTGACGGCGTCACCCCCTGCGGGATGTGTCGCCAGACCCTCGCCGAATTCTGCGACGACGACCTCGTGATCGCCTGCGACGAGGGTGACGACGAGTCGGGAACGCCGATCGTGACGACCTACACGCTCGGCGAGTTGCTCCCGGCCGCGATGAGCGAATCCGACCTCGACTAG
- a CDS encoding phosphomannomutase produces the protein MTLFGTAGIRGPVSTEVTPALALSVGQAVGRTLDGTGESEGRSDSPTVVLGYDGRETSESLAAAMAAGLASGGAAVRRIGRVPTPALAYASRGRFGVMITASHNPPADNGIKLFDDGVEFDRDAEREIEGAVETAETANWDRWGTIERAEVLATYRDAVCAYVRDRFGGHGRRDTQADRVDTQPLAGLSIAVDCGSGVGGDVTPQVLDRLGADVTALNANVDGHFPARESKPTPETLSDLRAFLADGDVALGLAHDGDADRLVVCGPDGDVVHEDTILAVVAAHYVEASSAGDPVVVTTPNASARIDELVDAAGGRVERVHLGALHEGIARVRAAADPGADTTVVFAAEPWKHIHPSFGGWIDGVASAAVVAALVAAAGDVATLRQPVTERPYRKVSVPCPDDAKANVMARLESSLPDAFPEGALDTDYGIRLAFPDASWLLVRPSGTEPYVRLYAESEDVDALVDEARTVIEAAVDAA, from the coding sequence ATGACGCTGTTCGGGACCGCGGGAATCCGCGGACCGGTTTCGACCGAGGTTACGCCCGCACTCGCCCTCTCGGTGGGTCAGGCCGTCGGGCGGACGCTCGACGGCACGGGTGAGTCCGAAGGAAGATCCGACTCGCCGACCGTCGTACTCGGATACGACGGCCGGGAGACGAGTGAGTCTCTCGCTGCGGCGATGGCCGCAGGGCTCGCGAGTGGCGGCGCGGCGGTGCGACGAATCGGTCGCGTTCCGACACCAGCGTTGGCGTACGCCTCACGTGGCCGATTCGGCGTCATGATCACCGCGAGCCACAATCCGCCGGCCGACAACGGGATCAAACTCTTCGACGACGGCGTCGAGTTCGATCGGGACGCCGAGCGCGAGATCGAGGGTGCCGTGGAGACCGCTGAGACGGCGAACTGGGATCGATGGGGCACGATCGAACGCGCCGAGGTTCTCGCGACCTACCGTGACGCGGTTTGTGCCTACGTACGCGACCGGTTCGGCGGGCACGGCCGAAGGGACACTCAGGCAGATCGAGTCGACACACAGCCTCTCGCCGGGCTGTCGATCGCGGTGGACTGTGGAAGCGGCGTCGGCGGGGATGTCACCCCGCAGGTGCTAGATCGCCTCGGCGCCGACGTGACCGCGCTCAACGCGAACGTCGACGGCCACTTCCCGGCCAGAGAGAGCAAACCGACGCCGGAAACCCTGTCCGATTTGCGTGCGTTCCTCGCCGACGGCGACGTCGCCCTCGGCCTCGCTCACGACGGGGACGCGGACCGCCTCGTCGTCTGCGGTCCGGACGGCGACGTCGTCCACGAGGACACGATCCTCGCCGTCGTCGCAGCCCACTACGTCGAGGCGTCGAGCGCCGGCGACCCCGTCGTCGTGACGACGCCGAACGCGTCGGCTCGGATCGACGAGCTGGTGGACGCCGCCGGCGGCCGCGTCGAACGGGTGCACCTGGGCGCACTCCACGAGGGGATCGCCCGGGTCCGCGCCGCCGCCGATCCGGGCGCGGACACGACCGTCGTCTTCGCGGCCGAACCCTGGAAGCACATCCACCCGTCGTTCGGCGGCTGGATCGACGGCGTCGCGAGCGCCGCCGTCGTCGCCGCGCTCGTCGCCGCGGCCGGCGACGTCGCAACCCTGCGCCAGCCCGTGACCGAACGACCGTACCGAAAGGTGAGCGTTCCCTGTCCGGACGACGCGAAGGCGAACGTGATGGCACGGCTCGAATCGAGTCTTCCGGACGCCTTCCCCGAGGGAGCACTCGACACCGACTACGGAATCAGGCTCGCGTTTCCGGACGCTTCCTGGCTGCTGGTCCGCCCGAGCGGAACCGAGCCGTACGTTCGATTGTACGCGGAGAGTGAGGACGTCGACGCGCTCGTCGACGAAGCCAGAACGGTGATCGAGGCCGCGGTCGACGCGGCGTAA
- a CDS encoding proteasome subunit alpha, producing the protein MIEQSGESPAGTAHESADEFSTGTTIVALAGDDGVVLGADARVSLGGRFVTNRSARKVEPIGERAAVAFSGGVSDAQSVVGQLRTERRLYELDHGRPMPTDALATVAGRLIRDGQFRSIGLLLGGVDESAVYWIDGGGGVMRDTYAASGSGMQLAYGALEGAYEPDRPVADLRPLAADALAAAAERDVASGDGMTITTITDEGLSERRTNTLGREALAGAEGERPTPKTADEEVA; encoded by the coding sequence ATGATCGAGCAATCGGGTGAGAGTCCCGCAGGGACAGCGCACGAATCGGCTGACGAGTTCTCCACGGGGACGACGATCGTCGCCCTCGCCGGCGACGACGGGGTCGTTCTCGGTGCGGACGCTCGTGTGAGTCTGGGCGGGCGCTTCGTGACCAATCGGTCGGCGCGGAAGGTCGAACCGATCGGAGAGCGGGCCGCCGTCGCCTTTTCCGGCGGTGTCAGCGACGCGCAGTCGGTGGTTGGGCAGTTGCGGACGGAACGCCGCCTCTACGAACTCGATCACGGGCGGCCGATGCCGACGGACGCGCTCGCGACGGTGGCGGGGCGACTGATCCGCGACGGACAGTTCCGTTCGATCGGCCTGTTGCTCGGCGGGGTCGACGAGTCGGCCGTCTACTGGATCGACGGCGGTGGCGGCGTCATGCGTGACACGTACGCGGCCAGCGGCAGCGGGATGCAACTGGCCTACGGCGCCCTCGAAGGCGCGTACGAACCGGATCGGCCGGTCGCCGACCTGCGACCGCTCGCCGCCGACGCCCTCGCGGCCGCCGCCGAGCGGGACGTCGCCAGCGGCGACGGGATGACGATCACGACGATCACCGACGAGGGCCTCTCCGAGCGACGGACGAACACTCTCGGCCGGGAGGCACTCGCCGGAGCGGAGGGCGAGAGACCGACTCCCAAAACCGCGGACGAGGAGGTGGCCTGA
- a CDS encoding archaeal proteasome endopeptidase complex subunit alpha: MDTSRRQAYDRGQTIFSPDGRLYQVEYAREAVERGSPAVGVRTADGVVLAARKRRASPLLEPDSVAKLHRIDDHIAIASAGHAADARQLVDRARVAAQRHRLQYGEPAPVESVTTSLADHIQESTQTGGTRPYGTALLIAGIDPNGAGISSGQSADGSFGQLFELDPSGTPYGWRAVGIGEGSSTIRETFESSLDPATADIETTVADAVTTAIDGLAADDDEPDPDAYECLTIEPGPTVTTRSTDEIATVLEETVS, encoded by the coding sequence ATGGATACCTCTCGCAGACAGGCCTACGACCGCGGTCAGACGATCTTCTCGCCGGATGGTCGTCTGTACCAGGTGGAGTACGCCCGTGAAGCGGTCGAACGTGGATCACCCGCCGTCGGCGTTCGCACGGCCGACGGCGTCGTCCTCGCTGCCAGAAAGCGACGCGCCTCGCCGTTGCTCGAACCGGACTCGGTGGCGAAACTCCACCGGATCGACGATCACATCGCGATCGCCTCGGCGGGTCACGCCGCCGACGCGCGCCAACTCGTCGATCGTGCCCGGGTCGCCGCCCAGCGTCACCGCCTCCAGTACGGGGAGCCGGCGCCCGTCGAGTCGGTGACGACGTCCCTCGCGGATCACATCCAGGAGTCCACCCAGACTGGCGGGACACGCCCCTACGGTACGGCGCTCCTGATCGCGGGCATCGACCCGAACGGTGCTGGGATTTCGTCCGGACAGTCTGCCGACGGCTCGTTCGGGCAGCTCTTCGAACTCGACCCGAGCGGAACGCCGTACGGCTGGCGTGCCGTCGGGATCGGCGAGGGCTCGTCGACGATCAGAGAGACGTTCGAGTCCTCGCTCGACCCGGCGACAGCGGACATCGAAACCACGGTCGCGGACGCCGTGACCACGGCGATCGATGGACTCGCTGCGGACGACGACGAACCCGACCCGGACGCTTACGAGTGCCTGACGATCGAACCGGGACCGACGGTGACGACCCGATCGACGGACGAAATTGCGACGGTTCTCGAAGAGACGGTGTCGTAG